The region ATGGCCTGAATCTGGTCGGCCATTTCGTTCACATGGAGTGTGATCTGGCTGATGGCTTCCCCTGTTCCCTCGGCCATGTCATTAACTTTGGAAATAGCTTCAACCGCAACGTCCACCCCGCTGACGTTGTTTCGCGTGCCTTGTTGCACGGCCTTGATGGCATCGCCCACTTCCGTTACGGCCAGCATGGTTTTTTCTGCGAGTTTGCGCACTTCGTCCGCAACAACGGCAAAGCCTCTGCCGGCATCTCCGGCCCTGGCGGCTTCAATGGCTGCGTTCAAGGCCAGCAGGTTGGTCTGGTCTGCAATATCGTTAATGACATTCATAATTTTGCCAATGTCTTCAGCCTTTTGCCCCAACTCACTCATTCCTGTTTTCAATCCGTCTGCAATGGTTTGCACGGACTTGATGGCTTCAACCATATTACGAACTTCGCCAAGCTCCTTATTCGCATTGACTTTTACCAGTTCAGAAGAAGATGAAGCTTGCGCCGCATTGGTTGATACCTCCTGCACAGAGGTATTCATCTGCTCCATGGCAGCTGCAACAGAATTCATGCTGTTTGAGAGGCTTAATGCAAAATTGCTGGATTGCTCAACCTGAGCTGAAATTTCCTGCGATGCCGAGGTAACGGAACCGACAACACCGTCGAGCATATTGGCAGCTTCAACCATGCCCGCAGCACGCGATTTAAGGACATCGTCCCTGGCTTCGGACGCCTCCTGGGCATGCTGCTGTGCGCGGGCTTCAGACTCTTCGGCTTCTGCTGTTTTTTGCTCGGAAAATAGTATCTTATCTTTCAGGCGTGAGACCATGGCCGTCAAAGAGCGCTCCAAGGCCTGCAGCTCCGCTTTAAAGGAACCCTTCGGCTGCGTATCCAGTTCTCCCTCAGAAATCTGGTGGGCAAATATCTGGAGCCGCAAAAGAGGATTCACAAGGCTGTTGCGCATGATAAACCATACAGCACACACAATTAAAACCAATATGATAATGGTTGCTGCGCCAATAGCAACGGCCGCGCTCTGGGTTCTTTTAACGGCATCATCCAGTGAATAGATTATTTCAAACGCCCCATGGATTTCGCCTTCCTTCCAGCCCTCCTTGATGCCGCCAATGGGGTCAGGCGCACCCTTTGGGTCGCCATGGCAGTACATGCACTCTGCGGTCAGAGCTATTGGCTTGAAATAATGGATGGCGTCGGGCTGACGCACCACAAGCTCTGTGAGCCTCTGCGACATGATTTTGTCCAGGGCGGCTTTTTCCAGCTCGTTGGGCGTATTTTCTGGATTGCGCGGGGAATACTTGGGGACACGAAACCGGTAACCAAGCTTGCTCGCATTTTGTCGCGCCATTTTTATGGCCGTGATGATCGGCACGGCATCAACCAGTTTATCGC is a window of Desulfovibrio sp. UIB00 DNA encoding:
- a CDS encoding methyl-accepting chemotaxis protein — protein: MQSIWKSEEEAVLQSARGIVSMAESARQEMALKFNGVIKPLDEISRDKLVDAVPIITAIKMARQNASKLGYRFRVPKYSPRNPENTPNELEKAALDKIMSQRLTELVVRQPDAIHYFKPIALTAECMYCHGDPKGAPDPIGGIKEGWKEGEIHGAFEIIYSLDDAVKRTQSAAVAIGAATIIILVLIVCAVWFIMRNSLVNPLLRLQIFAHQISEGELDTQPKGSFKAELQALERSLTAMVSRLKDKILFSEQKTAEAEESEARAQQHAQEASEARDDVLKSRAAGMVEAANMLDGVVGSVTSASQEISAQVEQSSNFALSLSNSMNSVAAAMEQMNTSVQEVSTNAAQASSSSELVKVNANKELGEVRNMVEAIKSVQTIADGLKTGMSELGQKAEDIGKIMNVINDIADQTNLLALNAAIEAARAGDAGRGFAVVADEVRKLAEKTMLAVTEVGDAIKAVQQGTRNNVSGVDVAVEAISKVNDMAEGTGEAISQITLHVNEMADQIQAIARAVDEQTHASAEITQAISAADQNTSETSAALQEISTALIDLSQQSQVLESLITKLRNGAKQITAKFD